One Mangifera indica cultivar Alphonso chromosome 4, CATAS_Mindica_2.1, whole genome shotgun sequence genomic region harbors:
- the LOC123214080 gene encoding probable plastid-lipid-associated protein 4, chloroplastic isoform X2, translating to MAVISSSSSFCLISFSNATPPSSTAPLSLTIFSSPKPKPPPYLVLRPKKPQHTIRSVSFFPGFSTKSKDAKTLKEELYQAIASLDRGAEASPEDQEYVDQLARQLESVNEIKEPLKSNLLNGKWELLYTTSQSILKTKRPKFLRPNGKIYQAINTDTLRAQNMETWPFFNQATANLVPLNSKRVAVKFDYFRIANLIPIKSPGSGRGQLEITYLDDELRISRGDRGNLFILKIVDPSYRVPL from the exons ATGGCtgtcatttcttcttcttcctctttttgtCTAATTTCTTTCTCAAACGCTACTCCTCCATCTTCAACTGCACCCCTTTCCCTCACTATCTTCTCATCACCCAAACCAAAACCACCACCCTATTTGGTATTAAGACCCAAGAAGCCACAACACACTATACGTTCTGTTTCATTCTTTCCAGGCTTTTCCACCAAAAGCAAGGATGCTAAGACGCTCAAGGAGGAGCTTTATCAGGCAATTGCATCTCTTGATCGAGGCGCTGAAGCCTCCCCAGAAGACCAAGAATATGTTGATCAG CTTGCTCGCCAACTTGAGTCGGTGAATGAGATAAAGGAGCCTCTCAAGTCTAATCTGTTAAATGGGAAATGGGAGCTTTTATATACAACCTCTCAGTCTATTCTAAAAACAAAG AGGCCCAAGTTCTTAAGGCCGAATGGAAAAATCTATCAGGCAATAAATACAGATACTCTAAGGGCTCAAAATATGGAAACTTGGCCATTCTTTAATCAG GCCACAGCTAATTTGGTACCTCTCAATTCAAAGAGGGTGGCTGTTAAATTTGACTATTTCAGAATTGCTAATCTG ATACCAATTAAGTCACCTGGTAGTGGTCGTGGTCAGTTGGAAATTACATACTTGGATGATGAGTTGAG aaTATCAAGGGGAGATAGAGGGAACTTGTTCATTTTGAAAATAGTGGATCCATCGTATAGAGTTCCTCTTTGA
- the LOC123214080 gene encoding probable plastid-lipid-associated protein 4, chloroplastic isoform X3, producing MAVISSSSSFCLISFSNATPPSSTAPLSLTIFSSPKPKPPPYLVLRPKKPQHTIRSVSFFPGFSTKSKDAKTLKEELYQAIASLDRGAEASPEDQEYVDQLARQLESVNEIKEPLKSNLLNGKWELLYTTSQSILKTKATANLVPLAFLQATANLVPLNSKRVAVKFDYFRIANLIPIKSPGSGRGQLEITYLDDELRISRGDRGNLFILKIVDPSYRVPL from the exons ATGGCtgtcatttcttcttcttcctctttttgtCTAATTTCTTTCTCAAACGCTACTCCTCCATCTTCAACTGCACCCCTTTCCCTCACTATCTTCTCATCACCCAAACCAAAACCACCACCCTATTTGGTATTAAGACCCAAGAAGCCACAACACACTATACGTTCTGTTTCATTCTTTCCAGGCTTTTCCACCAAAAGCAAGGATGCTAAGACGCTCAAGGAGGAGCTTTATCAGGCAATTGCATCTCTTGATCGAGGCGCTGAAGCCTCCCCAGAAGACCAAGAATATGTTGATCAG CTTGCTCGCCAACTTGAGTCGGTGAATGAGATAAAGGAGCCTCTCAAGTCTAATCTGTTAAATGGGAAATGGGAGCTTTTATATACAACCTCTCAGTCTATTCTAAAAACAAAG GCCACAGCTAATTTGGTACCTCTCGCATTTCTGCAGGCCACAGCTAATTTGGTACCTCTCAATTCAAAGAGGGTGGCTGTTAAATTTGACTATTTCAGAATTGCTAATCTG ATACCAATTAAGTCACCTGGTAGTGGTCGTGGTCAGTTGGAAATTACATACTTGGATGATGAGTTGAG aaTATCAAGGGGAGATAGAGGGAACTTGTTCATTTTGAAAATAGTGGATCCATCGTATAGAGTTCCTCTTTGA
- the LOC123214080 gene encoding probable plastid-lipid-associated protein 4, chloroplastic isoform X1: MAVISSSSSFCLISFSNATPPSSTAPLSLTIFSSPKPKPPPYLVLRPKKPQHTIRSVSFFPGFSTKSKDAKTLKEELYQAIASLDRGAEASPEDQEYVDQLARQLESVNEIKEPLKSNLLNGKWELLYTTSQSILKTKRPKFLRPNGKIYQAINTDTLRAQNMETWPFFNQATANLVPLAFLQATANLVPLNSKRVAVKFDYFRIANLIPIKSPGSGRGQLEITYLDDELRISRGDRGNLFILKIVDPSYRVPL, encoded by the exons ATGGCtgtcatttcttcttcttcctctttttgtCTAATTTCTTTCTCAAACGCTACTCCTCCATCTTCAACTGCACCCCTTTCCCTCACTATCTTCTCATCACCCAAACCAAAACCACCACCCTATTTGGTATTAAGACCCAAGAAGCCACAACACACTATACGTTCTGTTTCATTCTTTCCAGGCTTTTCCACCAAAAGCAAGGATGCTAAGACGCTCAAGGAGGAGCTTTATCAGGCAATTGCATCTCTTGATCGAGGCGCTGAAGCCTCCCCAGAAGACCAAGAATATGTTGATCAG CTTGCTCGCCAACTTGAGTCGGTGAATGAGATAAAGGAGCCTCTCAAGTCTAATCTGTTAAATGGGAAATGGGAGCTTTTATATACAACCTCTCAGTCTATTCTAAAAACAAAG AGGCCCAAGTTCTTAAGGCCGAATGGAAAAATCTATCAGGCAATAAATACAGATACTCTAAGGGCTCAAAATATGGAAACTTGGCCATTCTTTAATCAG GCCACAGCTAATTTGGTACCTCTCGCATTTCTGCAGGCCACAGCTAATTTGGTACCTCTCAATTCAAAGAGGGTGGCTGTTAAATTTGACTATTTCAGAATTGCTAATCTG ATACCAATTAAGTCACCTGGTAGTGGTCGTGGTCAGTTGGAAATTACATACTTGGATGATGAGTTGAG aaTATCAAGGGGAGATAGAGGGAACTTGTTCATTTTGAAAATAGTGGATCCATCGTATAGAGTTCCTCTTTGA
- the LOC123214080 gene encoding probable plastid-lipid-associated protein 4, chloroplastic isoform X4 gives MAVISSSSSFCLISFSNATPPSSTAPLSLTIFSSPKPKPPPYLVLRPKKPQHTIRSVSFFPGFSTKSKDAKTLKEELYQAIASLDRGAEASPEDQEYVDQLARQLESVNEIKEPLKSNLLNGKWELLYTTSQSILKTKATANLVPLNSKRVAVKFDYFRIANLIPIKSPGSGRGQLEITYLDDELRISRGDRGNLFILKIVDPSYRVPL, from the exons ATGGCtgtcatttcttcttcttcctctttttgtCTAATTTCTTTCTCAAACGCTACTCCTCCATCTTCAACTGCACCCCTTTCCCTCACTATCTTCTCATCACCCAAACCAAAACCACCACCCTATTTGGTATTAAGACCCAAGAAGCCACAACACACTATACGTTCTGTTTCATTCTTTCCAGGCTTTTCCACCAAAAGCAAGGATGCTAAGACGCTCAAGGAGGAGCTTTATCAGGCAATTGCATCTCTTGATCGAGGCGCTGAAGCCTCCCCAGAAGACCAAGAATATGTTGATCAG CTTGCTCGCCAACTTGAGTCGGTGAATGAGATAAAGGAGCCTCTCAAGTCTAATCTGTTAAATGGGAAATGGGAGCTTTTATATACAACCTCTCAGTCTATTCTAAAAACAAAG GCCACAGCTAATTTGGTACCTCTCAATTCAAAGAGGGTGGCTGTTAAATTTGACTATTTCAGAATTGCTAATCTG ATACCAATTAAGTCACCTGGTAGTGGTCGTGGTCAGTTGGAAATTACATACTTGGATGATGAGTTGAG aaTATCAAGGGGAGATAGAGGGAACTTGTTCATTTTGAAAATAGTGGATCCATCGTATAGAGTTCCTCTTTGA
- the LOC123214080 gene encoding probable plastid-lipid-associated protein 4, chloroplastic isoform X5 produces MAVISSSSSFCLISFSNATPPSSTAPLSLTIFSSPKPKPPPYLVLRPKKPQHTIRSVSFFPGFSTKSKDAKTLKEELYQAIASLDRGAEASPEDQEYVDQLARQLESVNEIKEPLKSNLLNGKWELLYTTSQSILKTKRPKFLRPNGKIYQAINTDTLRAQNMETWPFFNQAVDYYEAIFVTSDFGHS; encoded by the exons ATGGCtgtcatttcttcttcttcctctttttgtCTAATTTCTTTCTCAAACGCTACTCCTCCATCTTCAACTGCACCCCTTTCCCTCACTATCTTCTCATCACCCAAACCAAAACCACCACCCTATTTGGTATTAAGACCCAAGAAGCCACAACACACTATACGTTCTGTTTCATTCTTTCCAGGCTTTTCCACCAAAAGCAAGGATGCTAAGACGCTCAAGGAGGAGCTTTATCAGGCAATTGCATCTCTTGATCGAGGCGCTGAAGCCTCCCCAGAAGACCAAGAATATGTTGATCAG CTTGCTCGCCAACTTGAGTCGGTGAATGAGATAAAGGAGCCTCTCAAGTCTAATCTGTTAAATGGGAAATGGGAGCTTTTATATACAACCTCTCAGTCTATTCTAAAAACAAAG AGGCCCAAGTTCTTAAGGCCGAATGGAAAAATCTATCAGGCAATAAATACAGATACTCTAAGGGCTCAAAATATGGAAACTTGGCCATTCTTTAATCAG GCTGTGGATTATTATGAAGCTATTTTCGTAACTTCAGATTTTG GCCACAGCTAA
- the LOC123214784 gene encoding probable plastid-lipid-associated protein 4, chloroplastic isoform X1, with amino-acid sequence MALSSSSSSNSSPIVSLSPFSRPNFFYPSNVSFFHFPIKLNNSINFNYTNNVNVLSASEKWRPNVSFSFPFFLKKGKDVRVLKEELLEAIASLDRGAEASPEDQQRVDELARKLEEVNPTKEPLKSELLNGKWELIYTTSKSILQTQRPKFLRSTTNYQAINVDTLRAQNMESWPFFNQVTADLTPLNSRKIPIKAPGRARGELEITYLDEELRISRGDKGNLFILKMIDPSYRVPT; translated from the exons atggccttatcttcttcttcatcttcaaactCTTCCCCCATCGTCTCTCTTTCGCCCTTTTCACGTCCAAATTTCTTCTACCCATCAAacgtttctttctttcactttccTATCAAACTCAACAACTCAATTAACTTTAATTACACCAATAATGTTAATGTTTTATCAGCTTCGGAGAAGTGGAGACCCAATGTCTCTttctcctttcctttcttcttgaAGAAAGGTAAAGATGTTAGGGTTCTTAAAGAGGAACTCCTTGAGGCCATTGCTTCACTCGATCGTGGCGCCGAAGCCTCTCCCGAAGACCAGCAGCGAGTTGATGAG TTAGCCCGTAAACTTGAAGAAGTTAATCCAACAAAGGAGCCACTCAAATCTGAGTTATTAAATGGAAAGTGGGAGCTCATATACACTACTTCAAAGTCTATTTTGCAAACACAG AGGCCTAAATTTTTAAGATCTACTACAAATTATCAAGCAATCAATGTGGATACACTTAGGGCGCAAAATATGGAATCATGGCCCTTCTTCAACCAG GTTACAGCAGATTTGACACCTTTGAATTCAAGAAAG ATACCTATCAAGGCACCTGGAAGGGCTCGTGGTGAATTGGAAATAACTTACTTAGATGAAGAGCTGCG GATATCTAGAGGTGACAAAGGTAACTTGTTCATCTTGAAAATGATTGATCCGTCTTACCGAGTGCCTACCTGA
- the LOC123214784 gene encoding probable plastid-lipid-associated protein 4, chloroplastic isoform X2: MALSSSSSSNSSPIVSLSPFSRPNFFYPSNVSFFHFPIKLNNSINFNYTNNVNVLSASEKWRPNVSFSFPFFLKKGKDVRVLKEELLEAIASLDRGAEASPEDQQRVDELARKLEEVNPTKEPLKSELLNGKWELIYTTSKSILQTQRPKFLRSTTNYQAINVDTLRAQNMESWPFFNQIPIKAPGRARGELEITYLDEELRISRGDKGNLFILKMIDPSYRVPT; encoded by the exons atggccttatcttcttcttcatcttcaaactCTTCCCCCATCGTCTCTCTTTCGCCCTTTTCACGTCCAAATTTCTTCTACCCATCAAacgtttctttctttcactttccTATCAAACTCAACAACTCAATTAACTTTAATTACACCAATAATGTTAATGTTTTATCAGCTTCGGAGAAGTGGAGACCCAATGTCTCTttctcctttcctttcttcttgaAGAAAGGTAAAGATGTTAGGGTTCTTAAAGAGGAACTCCTTGAGGCCATTGCTTCACTCGATCGTGGCGCCGAAGCCTCTCCCGAAGACCAGCAGCGAGTTGATGAG TTAGCCCGTAAACTTGAAGAAGTTAATCCAACAAAGGAGCCACTCAAATCTGAGTTATTAAATGGAAAGTGGGAGCTCATATACACTACTTCAAAGTCTATTTTGCAAACACAG AGGCCTAAATTTTTAAGATCTACTACAAATTATCAAGCAATCAATGTGGATACACTTAGGGCGCAAAATATGGAATCATGGCCCTTCTTCAACCAG ATACCTATCAAGGCACCTGGAAGGGCTCGTGGTGAATTGGAAATAACTTACTTAGATGAAGAGCTGCG GATATCTAGAGGTGACAAAGGTAACTTGTTCATCTTGAAAATGATTGATCCGTCTTACCGAGTGCCTACCTGA